GATGTCCGCCTTTCCCTTCGCCGCCTCCAGGGTGCGCCGGGTCACCTCGAAATAGTAGTCGCAGCGCCGGTCAATGATGGCCACCCCGGCGGGGTCCTCCGTCATGATGTCCACCAGCACCCGCTCCATGCCCCGGCCCCGCCCCACACCGTTTACAATGTCCGGACGCCCCGCGTCGCCCACGCACACCGCGTAGTCGCGCCACCGGTCGCATTGCGCCTCCACCCCGCTGTAGTCCCAGTCGTCAGGACTGGGCCACGGGTACGCCTCCACCTCCTCCGGCGTGTTCATCGCGGCCAGTGCCAGATGGTTTGGCTCGGGATAGGCGCCGCCGTGCCCGTGGTCAAACATCATGTAACCCACGCCCCACTCGTCCACCAGGTCGGAACCCGGCGGCAGCGGGCGCGGCGCCCCCTTCCATGCCGGCCCCACCGTGCGGAGGTCCACCCCCAAAAGTTCCAGCAATTGCTCCGGTTCCGCAAGGCCCATGCAGTCCATCAGCCGCCGCTCAATTTCCGGTGTCAGATACACTTGGATGGGGGTGCGGTCCGGTTGGCGATGACTTATGGCCGTCATCACACGCTCTTTTGAAGTCATACGGCATGGTCCTTTTTATGCTGGACTTCCATCCAGACTTGGTGTAGTATACTTGACAAGACGGGATGGCGCCATGTGGTGCAAGGCCCGCCGGTTTGTGAGATGCGCGTTTGGAAAGCATCCTCTGGTGCGGGGATGCCGTCAAAAGGGTACACAGAAGGATGTGTTTTGTTCGCGGGCGGACAGTGTTTTTGGCGGAAAACCCGCTGGAAAGACGGAACGCCGCAACAGGCATGACAGGGGACATTCATGATGGTTAGCCTGCTTCCTCCGTTGATGATGGAACGCTCCACATTGGACAACGTGCCCAATGTGTGCCTGCCCACGGGATATATCCTGCGATGTTACCATGACGGTGACGCGCCTGGACTGGTCAGACTGTACCAGTCCGCCGGTGTGGGGCCGGAAACGGAGGAATTGTTCAACCGGAATGTGCTCGGCGACGGCGTTTTCAGTGCGGAACGGATTCTGATGGTGGTCCGGCAGGGCCGAACGGTGGCCGCCGCCACCGCCTGGGTTTGTCCCGACCTTCCGGGAAGGGCTTGCCTGTTGAACATGGCCGTGGCGCCGGATTACCGGGGAATGCGCCTGGGAGCCGCCCTGGCCGTGGCCACGCTCCGGCATGCCCGGCGGGAGGGGTTTGTCGTTCAAACCCTTCAGACTGAAGACTGGCGCGAGTCCGCACTGCGCCTTTATATCGGACTGGGATACCGGCCCGTCCACACCCACGAAAGCCACCCCGGACGCTGGCTGCGCGTGGTCGAGCAGATAGGCTCCCCCCAGGTGCTGATGCGCGCCCGGGTCGAGTGCCTTTGCTGAGGGCAGACCTGTGCCAGTTGATGTCTGCCCATGCCTGCCTTGAATGTCGGCCCAGGCCGTATTCCGGCAAAATTCCGAACACATCTTCCGTAAACAGGGCCTGTGTTTTGTTAAACATGCGGCGGTGGCCCGTCCGGAAAAAGGCGGCAAGGCCCGACAAAACATCTTGCAAATTCACCACGCAATGGTTAAAATTACACCATGATACGGCGAAATATTGAAAGATGCCTTGCCGAGGCCATGGCGGACACACCCGTGGTGTTGGTGCATGGCGCGCGCCAGACGGGAAAGAGCACGCTGGTCAAAGCCCATGCCGAGTCGGCAGACAAAGGTCATTATTTGACGTTGGACGACGCGACGATGCTGGCGGCGGCGACGGAGGACCCGGCGGGATTCTTGTCGCGCTATGAAGGATCGGTGGTTCTGGACGAGGTGCAGCGGGTGCCCGGCCTGTTCCAGTCCATCAAGCTGGCGGTGGACCGGGACCGTCAGCCGGGCCGCTATCTCTTGACGGGTTCTGCGGATGTGCTGCTGCACCCAAACTTGTCCGAGTCACTGGCCGGACGCATGGAAATCCTGACCTTGTGGCCGTTTTCGGGAAGTGAACTGGCAGGCCATTCGTGGTCACTTGTGGACGCGCTTTTCGAGGAACGCCCCCTGCCGTCTGTGTCCTCCCCGGAAACACGCCCGGCATTTCTTGAGCGGGTAATCACTGGGGGATTTCCGGAGGCGGTCAGGCGCGGCTCTTCCCGCCGCCGGAACGCATGGTTCGGCTCGTATGTCACAACCATTTTGCAGCGGGATGTTCGTGAACTTTCCAACATCGAGAATCTGACGATATTGCCCCGGCTGTTGAGCATGCTGGCGGCGCGCGCGGGCTCTCTCATCAACCTTGCGGAGCTGTCCCGGGCCTTGGGTCTGCCGCACACCACGTTGACTCGCTATATGACGCTGCTTGAGGCGACTTTCCTGGTGCGGCAGTTGCCACCCTGGTCCGCAAATCTCGGGAAACGGCTGGTCAA
The Candidatus Hydrogenedentota bacterium DNA segment above includes these coding regions:
- a CDS encoding GNAT family N-acetyltransferase, translating into MMVSLLPPLMMERSTLDNVPNVCLPTGYILRCYHDGDAPGLVRLYQSAGVGPETEELFNRNVLGDGVFSAERILMVVRQGRTVAAATAWVCPDLPGRACLLNMAVAPDYRGMRLGAALAVATLRHARREGFVVQTLQTEDWRESALRLYIGLGYRPVHTHESHPGRWLRVVEQIGSPQVLMRARVECLC
- a CDS encoding ATP-binding protein, with amino-acid sequence MIRRNIERCLAEAMADTPVVLVHGARQTGKSTLVKAHAESADKGHYLTLDDATMLAAATEDPAGFLSRYEGSVVLDEVQRVPGLFQSIKLAVDRDRQPGRYLLTGSADVLLHPNLSESLAGRMEILTLWPFSGSELAGHSWSLVDALFEERPLPSVSSPETRPAFLERVITGGFPEAVRRGSSRRRNAWFGSYVTTILQRDVRELSNIENLTILPRLLSMLAARAGSLINLAELSRALGLPHTTLTRYMTLLEATFLVRQLPPWSANLGKRLVKAPKMVLCDTGLMAYLLGIDSGDTVPEHLIGRLVENYAAMELTKHLGWSDTRATLYHFRESAGREVDILLENAAGQIVGIEVKASASVSKNDFRHLHFLRERLGGRFFRGVVFYAGSECVSFDEQLEAVPLGVLGGT